From Nitrospirota bacterium, a single genomic window includes:
- a CDS encoding serine protease yields MTTTRRTRWLSVTLLLFGLLVGREWGSAAQESGATEFDPQVIYANSSQSVVLVMGASGEMAMSGTGSIIHRDGLVLTNAHVVINKETGEPYERLWVFLKPERLTGNNQKDLTRRVKAQLVAADRELDLAVLKLEQLPQPMSVMPFGDSDRVQIGDRVAAIGHPEQGGLWSLTTGVISASFDDYNNVAGKHMFQTEASLNRGNSGGPLVNADGQQVGINTAIARKAKDGLAITSVNFSVKSGVARAWLAQQGVQVAVAAPMARPAPSVAKQAETVVAPAAPPAVPTPKAKVESLPPPRPFNMDQLVKGLAHVEQDLEQQMEQMEAEIKKRR; encoded by the coding sequence ATGACAACGACACGACGGACCCGATGGTTGAGCGTGACCCTCTTGTTGTTCGGCCTGTTGGTCGGACGCGAATGGGGCAGCGCGGCGCAGGAGAGTGGGGCGACCGAGTTCGACCCGCAAGTTATTTACGCCAATTCGTCCCAATCGGTGGTGCTTGTGATGGGGGCCTCGGGCGAGATGGCTATGTCCGGAACGGGTTCTATCATTCATCGTGATGGGCTCGTGCTGACTAATGCCCATGTGGTGATCAACAAAGAAACCGGTGAGCCGTACGAGCGGCTCTGGGTGTTTCTCAAGCCGGAGCGCCTGACCGGTAATAATCAGAAAGATCTGACACGTCGCGTGAAGGCGCAGCTCGTGGCCGCCGACCGGGAGCTGGATCTGGCGGTTTTGAAATTAGAGCAACTTCCCCAGCCGATGTCGGTCATGCCGTTTGGCGATTCCGACCGCGTGCAAATCGGCGATCGTGTGGCGGCGATCGGGCATCCGGAACAGGGTGGACTGTGGAGTCTCACCACCGGCGTGATCAGCGCGTCCTTCGACGATTACAATAATGTCGCCGGCAAGCACATGTTTCAGACTGAGGCGAGTCTCAATCGCGGCAATTCCGGCGGGCCTCTGGTGAACGCTGATGGGCAGCAAGTGGGCATCAACACGGCCATCGCGCGCAAGGCCAAAGACGGGCTGGCGATCACCAGCGTAAATTTTTCCGTGAAATCTGGCGTCGCGCGAGCATGGCTGGCGCAGCAGGGCGTGCAGGTGGCCGTCGCGGCACCGATGGCGCGACCAGCGCCGTCCGTGGCTAAGCAGGCGGAAACAGTCGTAGCTCCGGCGGCGCCTCCGGCGGTTCCGACGCCGAAGGCAAAAGTGGAGTCCCTGCCGCCCCCTCGTCCCTTCAATATGGATCAGCTAGTGAAGGGGCTGGCGCACGTCGAACAAGATTTAGAGCAGCAAATGGAACAAATGGAAGCAGAAATTAAGAAACGGCGATAG